Proteins found in one Brevibacillus brevis genomic segment:
- a CDS encoding YcdB/YcdC domain-containing protein: MKGYRLINKHYKEDSFRRYPAPIWSLHFTNMPKTAEKEEYDAYSSVRLELDAHTGRLLFMNIRNPAWASADYSEEKLARDKAATFIEDLFGTEAKQLKAEQNLDRGKAGSGDGKGNKLEWAHTTVDYHSLINNLPLSSNSLSVSVDHAGHIIRYEAYDFIDPSKVNWPDPKKAITLEEASKIYKDKLKMDLVYVSEQPISYAKNGKPAEKKPMLIYQLNTSGWIDALTGKVIREETEMSGESVHVKGEGKSIKIASREQGEKWLKTQFGIDVSGATFEYDDHKDNLLDGLQTIESYRWMNDSNKGTPAFELVSITTDEQSDRLIDFDLILPDERKTEQKISVEEAKKKAIAALVPYLDPALTELSLIIETPEEDIPEWVDKNKLDKEEDKAYSFTFLGKRNGIEVYDESYMVRVDKATGTITKLNLHPLNPGITLPDSKKIVSAAEAKETIQQEIDLELVYVWEQYDGQRAPEPQLVYQRKWKNGYSFIDASTGELVKVSRQ; encoded by the coding sequence TTGAAAGGGTATAGGTTAATTAATAAACATTATAAGGAAGACAGCTTTCGCCGTTATCCTGCACCGATCTGGAGCTTGCACTTCACCAACATGCCAAAAACAGCTGAAAAAGAAGAGTATGACGCATACTCATCCGTTAGGCTTGAGCTGGATGCGCATACGGGCCGACTGCTTTTCATGAATATCCGAAATCCAGCATGGGCTTCAGCTGATTACTCGGAAGAAAAGCTTGCCAGAGACAAGGCTGCAACTTTTATCGAGGACTTATTCGGTACGGAAGCAAAACAGCTGAAAGCCGAACAAAATCTCGACAGAGGAAAAGCAGGATCTGGTGACGGGAAAGGCAACAAGCTGGAATGGGCTCACACCACCGTCGACTATCACTCTCTCATCAATAACCTCCCTCTGTCCAGCAACTCTCTCTCTGTATCCGTTGATCATGCTGGTCATATTATTCGCTATGAAGCGTATGATTTCATCGATCCTAGCAAAGTGAACTGGCCTGATCCGAAAAAAGCGATAACACTTGAGGAAGCGAGCAAAATCTATAAGGACAAGCTTAAGATGGACCTGGTATACGTATCGGAGCAGCCGATTTCCTATGCAAAAAATGGAAAGCCGGCAGAAAAGAAACCGATGCTCATTTATCAATTGAATACCAGTGGTTGGATCGACGCTCTAACCGGCAAAGTCATAAGGGAAGAAACCGAAATGTCAGGAGAGAGTGTTCATGTAAAAGGAGAAGGGAAAAGCATCAAAATAGCTTCCCGCGAACAAGGAGAGAAATGGCTGAAAACTCAGTTTGGTATTGATGTGTCTGGTGCGACCTTTGAATACGATGATCACAAGGACAATCTTTTAGATGGACTTCAGACAATCGAATCCTATCGTTGGATGAACGATTCAAATAAAGGTACGCCTGCATTTGAGCTGGTTAGCATCACGACAGATGAACAGAGTGATCGGCTCATCGACTTCGATCTGATTTTGCCAGACGAACGAAAAACAGAGCAGAAAATCAGTGTAGAGGAAGCGAAGAAAAAAGCGATCGCAGCACTCGTACCTTATCTTGACCCGGCGTTAACGGAGCTATCGCTTATCATAGAGACTCCTGAAGAGGATATTCCGGAGTGGGTAGACAAGAACAAGCTGGATAAGGAAGAGGATAAAGCGTATTCATTCACTTTCCTCGGAAAACGCAACGGGATCGAAGTATATGACGAGTCTTATATGGTGAGGGTAGACAAGGCAACGGGGACGATTACAAAGTTAAACCTCCACCCTCTCAACCCGGGCATTACCCTTCCAGATTCCAAGAAGATTGTAAGTGCAGCAGAAGCAAAAGAAACGATCCAACAAGAAATTGACCTGGAACTGGTCTACGTGTGGGAGCAGTATGATGGTCAAAGAGCTCCCGAACCGCAGTTGGTCTACCAGCGCAAATGGAAGAATGGCTATAGCTTTATCGATGCTTCGACAGGGGAGCTCGTCAAGGTGTCCCGCCAATAA
- a CDS encoding CapA family protein, with amino-acid sequence MTKPIWFTATGDSFITRNLPYRDQAFEEIASLLHRADVRIANLETTVHDNEGYPSAQSGGTWAMSPPSVLQVMKDYGFNMIGWANNHTLDYLYGGLEATERYLNEYGFVHAGAGKNLAEAGAPRYLECEGARVALIAATSTFHPWWAAGDQRSDSIGRPGINPMRYVMTHHITEEKLADLQAIAESTDINAFNKLLIEEGFMNDPGKEIFLFGNARFMVSDEEGTTTQPHPRDLNRIVKTIEQANRRADYVIVSIHAHEMKGEAKEVAADFLPVFAKACIDAGAHAVVGHGPHLLRGIEIYNNRPIFYSLGDFIFQTEAVTSQPADFYEHYGLDHTHNVADALEAMSANYTRGLCVHKEVWESVIPLWKMQDGELLELELHPIELGFDLPVHRMGWPKLSGDTTILEGLKALSEPYGTVIEITDGIGRVRLTK; translated from the coding sequence ATGACCAAGCCGATTTGGTTCACAGCGACTGGCGACAGCTTCATTACTCGCAATCTTCCATACAGGGACCAAGCTTTTGAAGAGATAGCCAGCTTGCTGCACCGTGCGGACGTACGTATTGCGAATCTGGAGACGACCGTACACGATAATGAGGGCTATCCCAGCGCACAAAGTGGAGGCACGTGGGCAATGTCACCACCTTCCGTTTTGCAAGTCATGAAAGATTATGGCTTTAACATGATTGGCTGGGCGAATAACCATACGCTCGATTATTTGTATGGGGGGCTAGAAGCAACGGAACGATATCTCAATGAGTATGGCTTCGTCCATGCTGGCGCAGGCAAAAATCTCGCTGAAGCGGGAGCTCCGCGTTATCTTGAATGCGAAGGCGCCAGGGTAGCCCTGATCGCTGCGACATCGACTTTTCATCCATGGTGGGCGGCCGGAGATCAGCGTTCGGATAGTATCGGGAGGCCAGGTATCAATCCGATGCGCTATGTGATGACTCACCACATTACGGAAGAAAAGCTCGCTGATCTGCAAGCCATTGCGGAGTCGACGGACATTAACGCCTTCAACAAGCTTCTCATCGAGGAAGGCTTCATGAACGATCCGGGCAAGGAGATCTTTCTCTTCGGAAATGCACGTTTCATGGTAAGCGACGAAGAAGGGACGACTACCCAGCCGCATCCGCGCGATCTGAACCGAATCGTCAAAACGATTGAGCAGGCAAACAGGCGGGCTGATTACGTCATCGTGAGTATTCACGCTCATGAGATGAAGGGGGAAGCGAAAGAGGTTGCGGCTGATTTCTTGCCTGTATTCGCAAAAGCGTGCATCGATGCGGGTGCACACGCAGTGGTGGGACATGGCCCCCATTTATTGCGAGGCATTGAAATCTACAACAACCGACCGATCTTTTACAGCCTGGGAGATTTTATTTTTCAGACAGAAGCCGTTACGAGTCAGCCCGCAGATTTCTACGAGCACTATGGCTTAGACCACACCCATAATGTGGCAGATGCGTTGGAAGCGATGAGTGCCAACTATACACGCGGACTCTGTGTGCACAAAGAAGTGTGGGAGTCGGTTATTCCCTTGTGGAAAATGCAAGATGGTGAACTTCTCGAACTGGAGCTGCATCCGATTGAACTAGGTTTTGATCTGCCTGTACATCGTATGGGGTGGCCGAAATTAAGCGGAGATACCACCATTTTAGAGGGGCTTAAAGCGTTGAGTGAACCATATGGCACAGTGATTGAGATCACGGATGGAATTGGGCGCGTGAGACTTACAAAATAG
- a CDS encoding dihydrolipoamide acetyltransferase family protein, giving the protein MAVEVLMPKMGMAMKEGTVSHWNKQVGDLVTKGEVIASISSEKIEADLEAPANGVLLKIAVSEWEGVPPGTVIGYIGHPSEQISEETAATATFETVAPEKKPEKPEVAAKSTTIAASPAAAKEVKISPVARKLAEAAGLPLESLIGTGPVGRITKEDVEKAIADREAKQAVAAEDDRPPAVVVEETTEQLPVTGMRKVIASRMMASLQESAQLTITTRADVTDLIGLQKKMNEVTQKEHDIKLTLTDLIARATVLALQRHKQVNSAYIDDRIHRYGNVHLGIAVALEQGLVVLVVRYAESTSVLDLSRRIKALAAQAREGTLGMEEMQGSTFSITNLGAYGIDFFTPVLNPPEAGILGVGAVQETPVFIDEEVQRRSILPLSLTFDHRVLDGAPAAEFLYTLRKYLEEPYRMLL; this is encoded by the coding sequence ATGGCAGTCGAGGTGCTCATGCCGAAGATGGGAATGGCGATGAAAGAGGGAACGGTTTCCCATTGGAACAAACAAGTCGGCGATCTGGTAACCAAAGGAGAAGTGATCGCTAGTATCAGCTCGGAAAAAATCGAGGCGGATTTGGAAGCACCGGCGAACGGTGTTTTGCTGAAAATCGCTGTTTCGGAATGGGAGGGTGTGCCGCCTGGAACGGTCATTGGATATATCGGTCATCCAAGCGAGCAAATCTCGGAGGAAACGGCCGCAACGGCGACGTTCGAAACGGTTGCTCCCGAGAAAAAGCCGGAGAAGCCAGAGGTTGCGGCGAAGTCGACCACAATAGCAGCAAGTCCGGCGGCTGCGAAAGAAGTGAAAATTTCCCCGGTCGCGCGCAAGTTGGCCGAGGCGGCCGGTCTCCCCTTGGAATCTCTCATCGGCACGGGACCGGTGGGCAGGATCACAAAGGAAGACGTAGAAAAGGCGATCGCTGACCGGGAGGCGAAGCAAGCTGTAGCAGCGGAGGATGATAGACCACCTGCCGTTGTCGTGGAGGAAACGACGGAGCAATTGCCTGTCACGGGAATGCGGAAAGTGATCGCTTCCCGGATGATGGCCAGTTTGCAGGAAAGCGCCCAGCTTACGATCACCACACGGGCTGATGTCACGGACTTGATCGGTTTGCAAAAGAAAATGAACGAAGTCACTCAAAAAGAGCACGACATCAAGCTGACCCTAACCGATCTCATCGCGAGGGCGACGGTTCTCGCTCTCCAAAGGCACAAGCAAGTAAACAGCGCCTATATCGATGACCGGATTCATCGGTACGGGAACGTCCACCTGGGAATAGCCGTCGCGCTCGAACAAGGGCTGGTCGTTCTGGTCGTTCGGTACGCGGAATCAACATCGGTGCTGGACCTCTCCCGCCGGATCAAAGCGCTGGCTGCACAGGCGCGGGAAGGGACGCTTGGCATGGAAGAGATGCAAGGGTCTACCTTCTCCATTACGAATCTTGGGGCTTACGGAATTGATTTCTTTACGCCGGTGCTGAATCCACCGGAGGCTGGCATTCTGGGTGTAGGGGCCGTGCAGGAAACGCCTGTCTTCATCGATGAAGAAGTGCAGCGGCGGAGCATTCTCCCACTCAGTCTGACGTTCGACCATCGCGTACTGGACGGAGCACCGGCAGCCGAATTTTTATACACGCTGAGAAAATACCTGGAAGAGCCGTACCGGATGCTCTTGTGA
- a CDS encoding SH3 domain-containing protein has translation MTKKNEVVIKNHRSNYPNPITLVEGQRVRIGKLYDGPENWQNWRYCYTLDEQQLEGWVPEQIIEKDGEIGILTTTYTAKELNVDAGDRVVFMHELNGWSWCELESTGECGWIPNECLSTER, from the coding sequence GTGACGAAGAAAAATGAGGTCGTAATCAAAAATCATCGCTCCAATTATCCGAATCCGATCACGCTTGTAGAAGGGCAAAGAGTTAGAATAGGCAAGTTGTATGATGGACCGGAAAATTGGCAAAATTGGCGGTATTGCTACACCTTGGATGAACAGCAGCTGGAGGGCTGGGTACCTGAGCAAATCATTGAAAAAGATGGGGAGATTGGGATTTTGACCACCACCTATACGGCAAAAGAGCTAAATGTGGACGCTGGTGATCGCGTGGTCTTTATGCATGAGTTGAATGGCTGGAGCTGGTGCGAATTAGAGAGCACCGGGGAATGCGGATGGATTCCAAATGAATGTCTCAGTACGGAACGATAA
- the lpdA gene encoding dihydrolipoyl dehydrogenase: protein MSTIAVIGGGPAGYVAAIAAAKKGKQVTLIEQQVLGGTCLNEGCMPTKSLLESAEMAEKIKHADRFGIRVPEREVSIDWPGVQSYKNNIVQQLVMGIGFLMRKNKIKVLTGKARFVSQRQIAVENDQGEEIVEADKIIIASGSEPIELPFAPFDDRWIIHSGQAMSLSAVPQTLLIIGGGVIGCEFASIYSRMGCDVTVIEMADQLLPGEDADIAGVLHDQLERTGVKILTSTSLTSVDQQTKTVRFKNPDGSGEAAAEIVLVAVGRIPRTAELQLDRAGVAFGKQGIFVNGHMQTNVPHIYACGDVVGGIQLAHVAFHEGTVAALHACGLDAKANYRAVPRCIYTSPEIAGVGLTEKQARSQYGDVRIGEFSFSINGKAMILGEAIGKVKVITEPEYNEILGVSIVGPRATELIGQGTLMIHGEMTADMMETFISAHPTLSEAVHEALLSAIGHALHA from the coding sequence ATGAGTACGATTGCAGTGATCGGAGGGGGACCTGCCGGCTACGTTGCAGCGATTGCCGCCGCAAAAAAGGGCAAACAGGTCACCCTGATCGAGCAGCAGGTGTTGGGTGGGACCTGTCTGAACGAAGGATGTATGCCAACCAAATCGCTCCTGGAGTCCGCGGAGATGGCCGAGAAAATAAAGCATGCCGACCGTTTCGGAATTCGCGTGCCCGAGCGGGAAGTATCGATTGACTGGCCGGGAGTGCAGAGCTACAAAAACAACATCGTACAGCAACTCGTCATGGGAATCGGATTTCTCATGAGAAAAAACAAAATCAAGGTGCTGACGGGCAAGGCTCGTTTTGTCAGCCAACGCCAAATAGCGGTAGAGAATGATCAGGGAGAAGAAATTGTTGAAGCCGATAAAATCATCATCGCTTCGGGATCGGAGCCGATTGAGCTACCGTTTGCGCCGTTTGACGATCGCTGGATCATCCACAGCGGACAAGCGATGTCGCTTTCAGCGGTTCCCCAGACATTGCTGATTATCGGCGGAGGTGTCATCGGATGCGAGTTTGCTAGCATATACAGTCGCATGGGGTGCGACGTGACAGTGATTGAAATGGCGGATCAGCTTCTCCCCGGCGAAGATGCGGATATTGCGGGTGTTCTGCATGATCAGCTGGAACGAACCGGGGTGAAGATCTTGACCTCCACGTCGTTGACCTCGGTCGATCAGCAGACGAAAACCGTTCGTTTCAAGAACCCGGATGGTAGCGGGGAAGCCGCAGCAGAGATTGTGCTGGTTGCCGTCGGAAGGATACCACGGACGGCTGAACTGCAACTTGATCGGGCGGGTGTAGCATTCGGCAAGCAAGGTATTTTCGTAAACGGGCATATGCAAACGAACGTGCCACATATTTACGCATGCGGGGATGTTGTCGGAGGCATCCAGCTCGCCCATGTCGCTTTTCATGAGGGAACGGTAGCAGCCTTGCACGCGTGCGGTCTGGACGCCAAAGCCAATTATCGGGCCGTACCGAGGTGCATCTACACGTCGCCGGAAATCGCTGGTGTCGGCCTCACTGAGAAGCAAGCCAGGTCGCAATATGGAGACGTGCGAATCGGAGAATTCTCGTTTTCTATTAATGGCAAGGCAATGATTCTCGGTGAAGCAATCGGAAAGGTGAAGGTCATCACGGAACCGGAATACAACGAAATACTGGGTGTGTCCATCGTAGGTCCGCGTGCGACGGAGTTGATCGGGCAAGGAACGCTCATGATCCACGGGGAAATGACGGCGGATATGATGGAAACGTTCATTTCTGCCCACCCGACGTTGTCTGAAGCTGTTCACGAAGCTCTGCTGTCTGCCATCGGTCATGCCTTGCACGCCTGA
- a CDS encoding MurR/RpiR family transcriptional regulator, with amino-acid sequence MAQLVKERIRKQYGKLTASQKIICKIAIEKPSLLAIHTAKKIAEFTNTSEATVIRFCYALGYSGYTELQEEIKKSLLIGDQRKGPIQKYRDTEVTLDLSNYAHQVMESDIAYLQQGLQQIDYTLLQEVVKSIVQANRIVVVGFRWCHIPAKWLFQALNAIKGNTHLYTGAVDNADYFLTERDQEWLVIAISFPRHPGETVAMVHSAKELGAKILAITEGEFSPISQVADYLLKITTPQPVATSGMPTLFSMLNVLIKGVMLHDAENVQKRLHHYDEISSKLYSFVGEEEEDFSIF; translated from the coding sequence ATGGCACAACTCGTAAAAGAACGGATTCGGAAGCAGTATGGAAAGCTGACAGCAAGCCAAAAAATCATCTGTAAGATCGCGATTGAAAAGCCAAGCTTACTTGCGATCCATACCGCCAAAAAAATCGCGGAGTTTACGAATACCAGTGAAGCGACCGTCATTCGCTTTTGTTATGCATTGGGTTACTCCGGATACACAGAGCTTCAGGAAGAAATCAAAAAGTCTCTATTGATAGGAGACCAAAGGAAGGGACCGATTCAGAAATATCGAGACACGGAGGTTACGCTGGATCTGAGCAATTACGCTCATCAAGTGATGGAAAGTGATATTGCGTATCTCCAACAAGGCTTGCAGCAAATTGATTACACGTTGCTCCAAGAGGTGGTTAAAAGCATCGTACAGGCAAACCGAATCGTAGTGGTAGGGTTTCGCTGGTGCCATATTCCTGCAAAATGGTTGTTCCAGGCGTTGAATGCGATCAAAGGAAACACACATCTGTATACGGGAGCCGTTGATAACGCAGATTATTTTCTCACCGAACGGGATCAAGAATGGCTAGTCATTGCGATTTCATTTCCTCGTCATCCTGGCGAGACGGTCGCAATGGTCCATTCAGCAAAAGAGTTGGGAGCGAAGATTTTGGCGATTACGGAAGGCGAGTTCTCCCCCATTAGCCAAGTCGCAGATTATCTTCTGAAAATCACCACACCCCAACCCGTTGCCACTAGCGGTATGCCCACACTATTTTCCATGCTAAATGTTCTAATCAAAGGCGTCATGCTCCATGACGCGGAAAATGTCCAGAAACGATTGCACCACTATGATGAAATCAGTTCGAAACTATACTCGTTTGTCGGAGAGGAAGAGGAAGACTTCTCGATCTTTTGA
- a CDS encoding sigma-54-dependent Fis family transcriptional regulator, with product MWKRFVQEGVLDSSRIHQSIIESWYRSRNAQVSPYLDRGRHILSGESLRHQQQKNALLMDVAAPFLEKMDRIASEMGMIALLIDPEGYVLWMKGNKNVREVAEKIRFVEGVRWTEAEMGTNAIGTALSLGQPIMVTGSEHYSIASHGWSCAAAPIRSDDGEVLGILDVSCPVDRAHPYMLGIVTQAAYTLEKEVKIRSHRDEMELIQGSMEVLEKEQPLIICTPRQNVVAASRSIRQNIPNWSGMRADEIYIRGYQNRMEVPICSAEHGGFIGKCIYLRNAEEQQVRQAVYQDKGSAKPFRFLGEAGTSRVFRKMLEELGRVASTDINVFILGETGTGKEVIARSIHENSKWASGPYVAVNCGAIPRELLESELFGYVEGAFSGAKRTGAKGKFQLAHQGTIFLDEIGEIPHSMQVALLRVLQERKITPLGGSQEIPVDFRVIAATHRNIHQLVKEGKFREDLFYRLYVYPVHVPVLRQRAEDIPHLVHHYCEKHDWDAVFPPEFFAALMAYTWPGNIRELMNVLDKLRILSMNSCDDLLHLLHSLLYQNAELSKSVSSSLSFSEQRMEEHGASLSFRDKILQQQMVEALQKTNGNVSKAAKLLGIPRSTFYKRMHRFEETTNSPRS from the coding sequence ATGTGGAAGCGGTTCGTTCAGGAAGGTGTATTGGATTCTTCCCGGATTCACCAATCCATCATCGAATCTTGGTATCGCTCCCGGAACGCCCAAGTCAGCCCGTACTTGGACCGGGGAAGGCACATTCTGAGCGGGGAATCTCTTAGGCACCAACAGCAAAAGAATGCTTTGCTTATGGACGTCGCTGCCCCTTTTCTCGAAAAAATGGATCGAATCGCGAGCGAGATGGGAATGATCGCGCTTCTAATCGATCCGGAAGGCTACGTGCTCTGGATGAAGGGAAACAAAAATGTCCGGGAGGTAGCCGAAAAAATACGATTCGTAGAGGGCGTGCGCTGGACCGAAGCCGAAATGGGGACAAATGCAATTGGGACGGCGTTGTCACTGGGGCAGCCGATTATGGTAACCGGCTCGGAGCATTATTCCATAGCTTCCCATGGCTGGAGCTGTGCTGCCGCTCCAATACGCAGCGATGACGGGGAGGTCCTGGGTATCCTCGACGTTTCGTGCCCGGTCGACCGGGCGCATCCATACATGCTGGGGATTGTTACCCAAGCCGCTTATACGCTGGAAAAAGAAGTGAAAATCCGCTCTCATCGCGATGAGATGGAATTGATTCAGGGATCGATGGAAGTACTGGAAAAGGAACAGCCGCTCATTATTTGCACCCCACGTCAAAACGTCGTCGCGGCGAGTAGGTCGATTCGTCAGAACATTCCGAACTGGAGTGGGATGCGTGCCGATGAAATATACATACGCGGGTACCAAAATCGGATGGAAGTGCCGATTTGCTCTGCGGAGCACGGTGGTTTCATCGGCAAATGTATCTACCTTCGGAATGCAGAGGAGCAACAGGTAAGGCAGGCCGTCTATCAGGACAAGGGTTCCGCCAAGCCGTTTCGGTTCCTTGGCGAAGCTGGCACAAGCCGTGTATTTCGAAAGATGCTGGAAGAGCTTGGACGGGTTGCTTCCACGGACATCAATGTCTTTATCCTGGGCGAGACAGGCACCGGAAAAGAAGTGATCGCACGTTCGATTCATGAAAACAGCAAGTGGGCAAGCGGGCCGTACGTTGCGGTAAACTGCGGCGCGATCCCGAGAGAGCTGCTGGAAAGCGAACTATTCGGCTATGTGGAAGGGGCGTTCAGCGGGGCGAAGCGAACCGGAGCGAAGGGGAAATTCCAACTTGCCCACCAAGGAACTATTTTCTTGGACGAAATTGGGGAAATCCCCCACTCCATGCAGGTGGCGCTTCTCCGTGTCTTGCAGGAACGGAAAATTACTCCGCTAGGCGGCAGTCAAGAGATACCCGTCGATTTTCGCGTGATTGCGGCCACGCACCGCAATATCCATCAACTGGTCAAAGAAGGTAAGTTCCGAGAAGACCTTTTTTATCGTCTGTACGTATATCCGGTGCATGTTCCGGTACTCAGGCAGAGGGCAGAAGACATCCCGCACCTCGTTCACCATTACTGCGAAAAGCATGACTGGGATGCTGTTTTCCCTCCGGAATTCTTTGCCGCGCTGATGGCTTACACCTGGCCAGGAAACATTCGCGAGCTTATGAATGTACTGGATAAATTGCGGATTCTCTCTATGAACAGCTGCGACGACCTCTTGCATCTGCTGCATTCCTTGCTCTATCAAAACGCAGAGTTGAGCAAAAGCGTCTCCTCCAGCCTTAGCTTTTCTGAGCAGAGGATGGAGGAACATGGGGCTTCTCTTTCGTTTCGCGATAAGATATTGCAGCAGCAAATGGTCGAGGCGCTGCAAAAGACGAACGGGAATGTGTCGAAAGCGGCAAAACTTCTGGGAATCCCCAGAAGTACATTCTACAAACGAATGCATCGGTTTGAAGAAACGACAAATTCCCCTCGGAGTTGA
- a CDS encoding MFS transporter, which yields MMARITMIMLFLLYMINYADKTIAGYSAVPIMTEFSLNEKDWGLVGSSFFWFFSIAGIVGAALSDRIGTKKMLAIMALSWTVIQFGAYAIAGLPMLVVARVLLGIGEGPFWATVVSHLNKWFPEEKRGLVYSTVNFGAFVGAVASAPVIVALIDSYGWRFSWAFMGALSLMWLLVWLWIGKEKPLVSVAPAKVEPPTLPKAKWSDISGVLLSSTFLFCFLIYFAQIWGTTFAAVWEPVYLVKVFQFTNQEMAYAIAGTGLLAGLVTILISSIGDRFFKKHRSYRKSYVLVGGVSIILGGLCFYSVTLFQSTVLVLIFLCLGKGFAFSVGTAASVIVSSLLPERTGLLVGVLSSLVTLAGIISPLVTGSIVQSAGDIGTGFGNAMIVNGLLFIICGVLFLLFVKRNEQVNQSAPPIPHVS from the coding sequence ATGATGGCCAGAATCACAATGATTATGTTGTTTTTGCTATACATGATCAATTATGCGGATAAAACGATTGCGGGATATTCTGCCGTGCCGATCATGACTGAATTTTCATTGAACGAAAAAGACTGGGGACTTGTTGGAAGCAGTTTCTTCTGGTTTTTCTCCATAGCCGGGATTGTAGGCGCGGCATTGTCGGATCGCATCGGGACGAAAAAAATGCTGGCGATCATGGCACTTTCCTGGACTGTCATTCAATTCGGCGCTTATGCGATCGCGGGTTTGCCGATGCTTGTCGTAGCGCGGGTATTGCTTGGAATAGGCGAAGGGCCGTTTTGGGCAACAGTTGTCAGCCATTTAAACAAATGGTTTCCCGAAGAAAAGCGTGGATTGGTTTATTCCACCGTGAACTTCGGTGCTTTCGTCGGTGCGGTTGCTTCCGCACCGGTGATCGTCGCGCTGATTGATAGCTATGGATGGAGATTTTCCTGGGCGTTTATGGGCGCACTCAGTCTGATGTGGCTCTTGGTCTGGCTGTGGATCGGAAAAGAAAAACCACTTGTCAGCGTCGCACCTGCAAAAGTCGAACCTCCGACCTTGCCAAAAGCGAAATGGTCGGATATATCCGGTGTCTTGCTCTCATCCACGTTTCTATTCTGTTTTTTAATCTATTTTGCTCAAATATGGGGGACGACCTTCGCAGCCGTATGGGAGCCTGTCTATCTCGTCAAGGTCTTCCAGTTTACGAATCAGGAAATGGCCTATGCGATTGCTGGCACGGGACTTTTAGCTGGACTGGTGACCATACTGATTTCTTCCATTGGTGATCGTTTCTTTAAAAAGCATCGCAGCTATCGCAAATCATACGTTCTGGTTGGAGGTGTTTCGATTATTTTAGGGGGACTGTGCTTTTACAGTGTTACTCTTTTTCAATCTACGGTACTTGTTTTGATCTTTCTGTGCCTAGGAAAAGGGTTTGCTTTTTCTGTTGGAACAGCTGCCTCAGTCATTGTCAGCAGCTTGTTGCCAGAACGCACGGGACTTTTGGTAGGCGTGTTGTCCAGCCTGGTTACGTTGGCAGGGATCATCTCGCCGCTGGTAACAGGCTCTATCGTTCAGTCTGCTGGAGATATTGGCACTGGTTTTGGCAACGCTATGATCGTCAACGGGTTGCTCTTTATCATTTGCGGCGTGCTTTTCCTGCTCTTTGTGAAGCGCAATGAACAAGTCAATCAATCAGCACCGCCAATCCCTCATGTTTCCTAA